The window CGACGGCGTAGTCGACGTCGTCGGCACATTCCGGGGAGAACGTCGTCGCGAGGAAGGCGTTCGAGCCGAACGCCTGCCCGGTCAGTGTGGCGCTGCCCTCCTCGACGCGGACGCTCTGCGTCGCGTCGGTGCTGTACTCGAGTCGCTGGTAGGCCGTCTCGGCGGCCGAGAGGATGTCGTCGACCTCGCGCTCCGTGACGAGGTTGAAGTCGTGGCCGGCGGTGGCGTGTGGCGGGAAGGCGAGGCCGTCGGCCTCCAGCGCGACCCGCTCGGGGAGGTTCCCGCCGCCGATCTCGCCCATCGGGCCGGGGTGGATCATCGGCAGCACGAATCGGGCCTTCTCCTCGCCGCCGGGCCGGCGGACCGACAGCACCGTCACGGGCACGATGGCGTCCTCGCCGAGCTTCTCGAAGAAGTCCTCCAGCTCGCGGGAGCCCTCGGCGATGTGGCCGAGGAAGCCGCCGAGGAAGTCCAGCATCGACACGCCCATGCTGGAGCGCCACGGGTGATCGAGGACCGTCAGGTACACCCAGGTCGCGAGGGCGTACAGCCCGCACATGAACGCCAGCAGCCCGAAGTCCAGCAACGCGACGTCGTGCAGCGCGCTGGGCGCCTGCTCCGGGCGGGAGAGCATGCGACGCAGCGTCGGGTTGTCGAGCATGACCGACGTCGCGCCGGAGTAGATCCCCAGCAGGGCGGCGGCCGTGACGGTCTGGACGCTCGCCGGGACGGCGGCGACCGGCAGCGGGTGCCTGGAGACGGCGACGACGACCAGCAGGCGCAGCGCGAAGATAGAGGCCAGCGCCACCAGCAGCGTGTCGAGGACGAACTCCTGACTGAGCGAGGTCAGCACGGCGACGACGCCGGCGCCGACGAGGAACGCGATCACCACGAGCTCGCAGAACAGCGCGAGCAGCGACGAGCGGTTGTGCGTCAGGCCGCCGCCGAAGTAGCGGTCGACGTACGGCGTGGCCACGCTCGCCACGACGGTCGGGATACCCACGAAGAACACGCCCTGCCACGCGTCCTCGAGCACGAATCTGGAGTCGAAAGCGGCCACCCCGGTGACCGCGGCGATCACCAGGGCGAAGGTCAGGCTGGCGTACCACCGCGGCGCGCGGAAGATGAACCGCGACAGGCTCGCCAGGTTCCCCTGCGTCGCCGTCATGTTACCAGTTCCACCTTGTGGAAGGGGTTAAAACTACCCGTTCCGCCGGTCGCAAACTGACAGGAAGTTCTCGAAGACCTCCTCGCCCTCCTCGGTGTGAGCCACCTCGGGGTGCCACTGGACGCCGAAGCGGTCCTCCCCGTTGCTCATCGCCTCGACGTCGCAGACGTCGGAACTCGCGGTGACCTCGTACCCATCGGGGACCTCCTTGACCTCGTCGGCGTGGCTGGCCCAGACGCGCGTCTCGGGCGCCAGCGATCCCACGAGCGGGTCCTCGTCGTCGTGGATGTCGACGTTCACGTCGGCGTAGCCGCCGTAGTCGCCGGAGCCGACCTCGCCGCCGAGTTCGTCGGCCATCACCTGCATCCCCAGGCAGATGCCCAGGACGGGCACGTCCAGCTCGAGGTACTCGGCGCAGTTGCCGATGCGGTCCATGTCGGGGCCGCCGGAGAGGACCAGTCCGTCGGCGTCGATCTCCGCCGGCGGCGTGTCGTTGTCGATGATCGAGACGTCCACGCCCATGTCACGCAGCGCCCGCTGCTCCAGGTGCGTGAACTGGCCGTGGTTGTCCACGACGTCGATCTGAGTCATTACCGACCCGAAGGCCGGCGTGGCTTAAATGTCCCGTGAAACGTCGCCAGCGTCACCGAACTCCGGTCTGTCCGCCGCTTTCACTCGTCGTCTTCGAACCGCTCGGCGGCCGACTCGAAGCCCATCTCGTCCAGTTCCCGGGACTTCCGCCCCTCCTTCTCGGCGACCGCCTCGGGGTCGGGGTTGGCGTCATCGTCGATGCGCGCCCACGAGCCGTGGACCTTCGCGTGGCACCACCGGCAGAGGTAGACCGTGACCTCGTGGGCGGCGTCGCCGTCGCCTGCCCCACTATCGCGGCTGTAGGACAGGTGGTGCTCCTCCAGCAGCGGCCGCTCGTCGGAGTGGGCCATCCGGCGTTCTTCCAGGCCGCAGCGGGCGCACTCCCGGTCGTGCTGGCGACACCGGAAGTGCGGGCAGTCCGACCAGCGCCACTCGCCCGGCAGGTCCCCGCCGTCGCCGCGCCGCGGCGCGTCCTCGGTGTCGGGCACTGACTCCCCGTCCGGCGGCGAGACGACCGGACACCGGAAGTCCTCGGCGCTGCGCTCGTCGGCGAACTCGGGGTCGCGGCGGCCGTGCTCGACGGCCCACCGGCACTGCCCCTCGTCGGTGACGAAGTCGCACCGGTCGACGTGCTCGTATGGGTCGTCCACGCCGACGGACGTCCCACCGGGCGCCTTCTCCATGGACCGCCGTCTGCGCTGGACGGGCTTGAATCCCTCGGGCCGAACCGCTTTTGCTTCCTCGAGGGAATCGCACCCTATGCGCGTCGTGCACAGGCCGGCGGAGGGGGACGAGCGGGTCCTCGCCGGCGACGTCGAGTTCGCCGAGTCAGCCCTCGAGCAGGCGCGGGGACTGATGTTCCGCTCCTCGGTCCCCGACGACTTCGCGCTCGTGTTCCCGTTCGAGCCGCCGGGCTGGCCGCTGTCGCGGTGGTTCGACGACGAGGGCTGGCGACTGATCCACATGCTGTTCGTCGGGGCGCCGCTGGACGTCCTCTGGCTGGCGGACGGCGAGGTCCGGAAGGCGGAGCGGCTCGACCCCTGGACGGGCGTCGGCGCGGCGAGGGCCGACACGGTGATCGAACTGCCCGCCGGGGCCGCCGAGGGCGTCTCGGTCGGCGACGTCGTCGAGGTGGAGAGCGACGCCGACGGGAGCAGCGAGTGAGGACGGGCGCCGAACTACAGCCGCCCGTATCAGACCAGTTCGCGCTCGAAGCGCTGGATGGCCTCGTCCGCTCCGACGACGACGGCGACGTCGTCGCCGCCGACGGTCACCTCGCCGTCGCTCAGGAACGCGCCGTCCCGGCGGACGCCGACCAGTCGGAACCGGTCCTGGTGGGCGGCGTTGACCTCGCCCACCGTGTCGCCGGCGAACGCGTCCCCGTCGACGCGGACGGTGCGGATCTGACTGGTCGGATCGAGGACGCGCTCCCCGTAGACGTCGCTGGCGAGCAGGCGGGCGCTGACCTCCTGGGTCGAGAGGACGTAGTCGGCGCCGGCCTCGTAGGCGTTGTTCACCTTGTCCGCGTCGGTGACCCGCGCGAAGACCTCGATCTCGTCAGTCATCGTGCGCGCGAGCGCAATGGCGAGCAGCGCGGTCGCGTCGTCGTCGACGGTGACCAAAAGCGCCGTCGCCTCGTCCAGGCCCGCGGCCGCGAGGGTCTCCGGTTCGCCGACGTCGCCGACCACGTCGACGTCCGGGCCGTCGGCGACGTCCACGGTCGTGACGTCGGTGTCGTCCGGGAGGGCGTCGACGGCGGCGGTCCCGCCCTCGCCGAGTCCGGCGACGACGACGCGGGGGTGGTGGCGGCGGGGACCGGCGCCGGCCGCTTCGCCCCGGAGTTCGTCGATGGCCGCCTCCGGTCCGAAGACGACGACCACGGCGTTGGCCGTGAGCCGGTCGTCCGGGTCGGGCGGGAAGCGGAAGCGGCCGTCGAACCAGCCGCCGACCACCTCGATATCGGGGCGCCCCCCCAGCGCGGTGTCCCGCAGACGCCGGCCGCGGAGCGGGCTCGTTCGGTGGACGATCAGCTCGGTCAGGACCGTCTCGTCGTCGAGCCTGACGCCGGCTGCTCCGGGGTCCCCGGCGAAGTCGGCGTCCCCCGCGGCAGCCCGGCCCACGGGCCGCGCGGCCAGCCGGGCCAGGCGGCCGCCGACGACCGCGGCGGGCGAGACGACGCGGTCGATCCCGATCTGTTCGAGCGCCCGGCGCTGCTGTGCCGAGTCGATCAGGCAGACGGTGCGCACGTCCGGGTTCAGCTCGCGCGCGCTGAGCAGGATGCTGACGTTCCGCCGGCCCGCGTCGGCGACGACGAGCGCGGCGGACTCGATCGACGCACGCCGCAGCGTGTCCTCGTCCTCCGGGTCGCCGCCGATGACCTGGTACCCCGCGTCGGAGAGCGCCTTGGCCTCCTCGCGGTCGGAGTCGATCAGGACGTACTCGACGCCGAGACGTTCGAGTTCGTCCAGGAGGACGTCGCTGTCTCGCTGGTACTCGCAGACGACGACGTGGTCGTTCTTGGGCGTCAGCCGCTCGTCCAGTTCCGTCGGCGTCCGCTTCCAGAGCGGGATCACGAGCACCCTGAGCGTGAAGAAGCCGATGGCGATGCCCGCCACCTGGATGAACGTAACGTAGAGTTCCATCACGCTCGTGGTCCAGTCGTCGGCGTCCGAGCCGAATCCCGTGGTCGTCAGCGTCTCGACGACGACGCGGAGCGAGTGGAAGAGATCCTGGTCGACGCCCTCGTAGCGGGCCATCCCGAGGTTGTAGCCGACAGTCAGGAGGAGCACGAAGACTGTCAGGGACGTGCCGAACAGGACGACGAGGCGCTGGCGCTTCGAGAGTCGGTGGGCGCCCAGAACCCGGGGGAGCGTGTCGTCAGCCATCGGCGAGTAGTGCCTCCACAGTGGCGGTGACGGATGTTGAACACTTCGCTTCGGCCACATCGCCGGCACGTCTGACGAGGCTCCTCACGTCGGTCCTCCGTCCGGGCCAGCTACCGACCGAACCCAACAGATTAATCAGCGGTGGGGGCGACTCTCTCGATACCCATGTCGGACCACGACACGGAGGATAGAGGAAGTCGCCGCAAGGCGGCTGGCCGTGAAATTCTCCCGCGAGCGTAACACTCCCGACGAAACCGTGACAGAGACGAGCCTGTTCGGCGGTCATCCGTTGCTGGAGGACCTCTCCGATATCGACGACGTACAGTTTCTCGACACGACGCTGCGCGACGGCGAGCAAGCCCCGGGTGTGTCCCTCTCCCCGGAGGAGAAGGCGGGGATCGCCCGGCGGCTCGACGCCGCGGACGTCGACGTGATCGAGGCCGGGAGCGCCTGCACCGGCCCCGGCGAGCGCGAGACCATCTCCCGGGTCACCGACCTCGATCTGGAGGCCATCGTGACGAGCTTCTGTCGCGGCCTCGAGCGCGACGTCGACCTGGCGCTGGACTGCGGCGTCGACGGGATCAACCTCGTCGTCCCCGCCAGCGACCGCCACGTCGAGGGCAAGGTCGGCACCTCGCGCGAGGACAACCTCGAATCGACCGTCGAACTGGTCGAGTACGCGAAGGACCACGGCCTGTGGGTCGAGGTCATCGGCGAGGACGGCTCGCGCGCCGACCTCGACTACCTCGAGGAGCTGCTCGGGGCGTCCCTGGACGCGGGCGCCGACCGTATCTGCTTCGCCGACACGGTCGGCCACGCGACGCCCGACCGCGCGGTCGAGGCCGTCCTGCGCCTCTCGGAGCTGGGCCCGGTCAGCACGCACACCCACGACGACCTGGGGCTGGCCGTGACCAACGCCCTGGCCTCGCTGGCCGCGGGCGCGGACATGGTCCACGGCACCGTCAACGGCATCGGCGAGCGGGCCGGCAACGTCGCCCTCGAGGAGGTCGCCATCGCGCTCGACCACGGCTACGGCGTCGAGACGATGGAACTGACCGAGGTGTACGAGCTGGCCAAGCTCGTGGCCAACACGACGGGCATCCCGCTCCCGCCGAACAAGGCCGTCGTGGGCGAGAACGCCTTCACCCACGAGTCGGGCATCCACACCGACGGCACGCTCAAGGACGACGCGATGTACGAGCCCTACCCGCCCGAGAAGGTGGGCCGGGAGCGCCGGCTCGCGCTGGGCAAGCACGCCGGCCGGGCCGGCGTCGCGGCCGCCCTCGACGAGCACGACATCGAGGTCAGCGAGGAGGAGCTGGACGAGGTGTTCCGCCGCGTCAAGGAGATCGGCGACCGCGGCAAGCGCGTCACCGACGCCGACCTGCTGACCATCGCCGAGGACGTCAGCGGCGACGACCGCGAGCGCCGCGTCGTGCTGGAGGACCTGACGACGGTCGCCGGCGGCGGCACGCCCACCGCCAGCATCCGCCTCACCGTCGACGGCGAGGAGCGCGAGGAGGCCGAGACCGGGTCCGGCCCGGTCGACGCCGCGCTCAACGCCGTCCAGGCGGCGCTGGGCGGCGTCGCCGACACACACCTCGAATCGTACCACGTCGACGCCATCACCGGCGGCACCGACGCCGTCGTCACCGTCGAGGTGGAGATGTCCCGCGGCGACACCACGGTGACGGTCACCGCCAGCGACTCCGACATCACCCGGGCGTCCGTCCGGGCGATGGTCGACGCCATCGACCGCCTGGTCGCCGACGAGGGCGAGACGGTCGTGGCCGACGACTGACGGCGCGCCGGTCCGCCGCCGCCCCGGCCGCGCTTTCCTCGCGGTCGGGGCCGTGGCGCGACGGCGATTCTCGACGTGCCGAACGTGTCCGCCGGAGCGCCGCAGAAACCGCGTCAGCGACCGCGCGGCCTACGCCGTGATCTCCGGAGCGCTGCGGGCGTCCTCCGAGGGCGTGACGAGGACGCGACTGGTGCCGTGGATCTCGATGCGGCAGCCGGCGATCTCGAAGGCGACGGACCCGGAGCGCTCGCTCGCGCCGTCCGCCGGCGCGAAGAGGTCGTCGAGGGCGTCGGGGTCGACGGCGTCGAACAGGCGCACGTCGAGATTCGTCGGCTCGACGCCGCGCACGTGGGCGAGCGTGTGTACCACGGCCTGGCTCAGCGATTCGCCCTCCGACAGCCGGTAGATCTGCGTGTCCTGGCTCATCACAGTGTCACCTCGTACCGGCTGTACGGTCAAGCGGATTGTGGCTACGCTGATAGCGACGGCCGCCGGCGACAGCTATATCGATAGCCGCTCGGTCCGGGATCGGCTGCCTCCGGGCCGCTGTCCCCCGACTGGGATCACTCCCGGAGGAGGGCGACCACGCCGTCCAGGCCGTCGACCTCGTAGTCGGGCTCGGCCTCGAAGGCGGCGTCGGCGCGGTGCGAGCGACGGACGAACGCCGCGTCGACGGCGGCGCGGGCGGCTTCGCGGTGGGCGTCGAGGCTCGCCATGGTCACGAGCGCCCCGTCGTGGTCGAACAGCGCGGCGTCGTAGCCCACGGTTTCCAGATAGCTACGGATACAGCCGCCTGTACCCGACGGTCGATCGCGGCGGTGCCGCGCTCGCTCTCACTCGCCCGCCGCCCCCTCGTACTGTTCGCGCGTGACCGTGTACCGGTGGTGGTCGATGATGCGGCCGTCCGGGCGCCGGGCGTCGTTGCGGACGAGGCCGTCGTACTGCCCGCCCAGGGACGCGACGTAGTCGGCGACCGCGCTGCGGGACTTCTCGTTGCCGTCCTCGACGGGGACGGCGACGAGGTCCAGGTCGAGGCGCTCGAAGGCCACCGCGATCAGCGCCCGTGCGCGCTCTGCCGAGTAGCCCCGCCCCCAGAACCGCTTGCGGAGCCAGATGCCCGGGGTCCCGGTCCGGGTCTCCCAGTCGACGATCAGGCAGGCCGACCCGGCGATCTCGCCCGCACCGTCCTCGCCGGCCCGCGGCCGGAGCAGGTACTCGGCGCGCTCCCCGTCCGCCCACTTGCGCTCCAGTTCGTCGAGGTACTCTTTCGTCTCCTGCGGGCTCTCGTGGGGGTCCCAGGGGAGGTAGCGGATCACCGC of the Halomicrobium salinisoli genome contains:
- a CDS encoding DUF7097 family protein, with protein sequence MEKAPGGTSVGVDDPYEHVDRCDFVTDEGQCRWAVEHGRRDPEFADERSAEDFRCPVVSPPDGESVPDTEDAPRRGDGGDLPGEWRWSDCPHFRCRQHDRECARCGLEERRMAHSDERPLLEEHHLSYSRDSGAGDGDAAHEVTVYLCRWCHAKVHGSWARIDDDANPDPEAVAEKEGRKSRELDEMGFESAAERFEDDE
- a CDS encoding HalOD1 output domain-containing protein; the encoded protein is MSQDTQIYRLSEGESLSQAVVHTLAHVRGVEPTNLDVRLFDAVDPDALDDLFAPADGASERSGSVAFEIAGCRIEIHGTSRVLVTPSEDARSAPEITA
- a CDS encoding GNAT family N-acetyltransferase: MTDDARDGGLFPERLETDRLELERLCHDAVDVLDYYDLVSRRNPNVEAVIRYLPWDPHESPQETKEYLDELERKWADGERAEYLLRPRAGEDGAGEIAGSACLIVDWETRTGTPGIWLRKRFWGRGYSAERARALIAVAFERLDLDLVAVPVEDGNEKSRSAVADYVASLGGQYDGLVRNDARRPDGRIIDHHRYTVTREQYEGAAGE
- a CDS encoding GMP synthase subunit A, whose translation is MTQIDVVDNHGQFTHLEQRALRDMGVDVSIIDNDTPPAEIDADGLVLSGGPDMDRIGNCAEYLELDVPVLGICLGMQVMADELGGEVGSGDYGGYADVNVDIHDDEDPLVGSLAPETRVWASHADEVKEVPDGYEVTASSDVCDVEAMSNGEDRFGVQWHPEVAHTEEGEEVFENFLSVCDRRNG
- a CDS encoding NAD-binding protein, whose product is MADDTLPRVLGAHRLSKRQRLVVLFGTSLTVFVLLLTVGYNLGMARYEGVDQDLFHSLRVVVETLTTTGFGSDADDWTTSVMELYVTFIQVAGIAIGFFTLRVLVIPLWKRTPTELDERLTPKNDHVVVCEYQRDSDVLLDELERLGVEYVLIDSDREEAKALSDAGYQVIGGDPEDEDTLRRASIESAALVVADAGRRNVSILLSARELNPDVRTVCLIDSAQQRRALEQIGIDRVVSPAAVVGGRLARLAARPVGRAAAGDADFAGDPGAAGVRLDDETVLTELIVHRTSPLRGRRLRDTALGGRPDIEVVGGWFDGRFRFPPDPDDRLTANAVVVVFGPEAAIDELRGEAAGAGPRRHHPRVVVAGLGEGGTAAVDALPDDTDVTTVDVADGPDVDVVGDVGEPETLAAAGLDEATALLVTVDDDATALLAIALARTMTDEIEVFARVTDADKVNNAYEAGADYVLSTQEVSARLLASDVYGERVLDPTSQIRTVRVDGDAFAGDTVGEVNAAHQDRFRLVGVRRDGAFLSDGEVTVGGDDVAVVVGADEAIQRFERELV
- a CDS encoding DUF2070 family protein, producing MTATQGNLASLSRFIFRAPRWYASLTFALVIAAVTGVAAFDSRFVLEDAWQGVFFVGIPTVVASVATPYVDRYFGGGLTHNRSSLLALFCELVVIAFLVGAGVVAVLTSLSQEFVLDTLLVALASIFALRLLVVVAVSRHPLPVAAVPASVQTVTAAALLGIYSGATSVMLDNPTLRRMLSRPEQAPSALHDVALLDFGLLAFMCGLYALATWVYLTVLDHPWRSSMGVSMLDFLGGFLGHIAEGSRELEDFFEKLGEDAIVPVTVLSVRRPGGEEKARFVLPMIHPGPMGEIGGGNLPERVALEADGLAFPPHATAGHDFNLVTEREVDDILSAAETAYQRLEYSTDATQSVRVEEGSATLTGQAFGSNAFLATTFSPECADDVDYAVGLSAAAEARTDEVDEVMLADAHNCNDGLEGEDLGHVVPGSQRSFDMIYGAGRVGELLAEADRGSLRCGVAWDETPWEPLDGIGPLGIRVAVFEIAGQTTAYVLIDGNNMEPGLREDVVDGVDAVDRMEVLTTDTHVVNTVEAENQVGDAIPHEELIALIDQLTEQAVADLEPVEAGMESETAEVTVFGNDRTETLASTANAVVSLGGALAAAFIAGVLAISGLVFFLTGG
- a CDS encoding (R)-citramalate synthase — translated: MEDLSDIDDVQFLDTTLRDGEQAPGVSLSPEEKAGIARRLDAADVDVIEAGSACTGPGERETISRVTDLDLEAIVTSFCRGLERDVDLALDCGVDGINLVVPASDRHVEGKVGTSREDNLESTVELVEYAKDHGLWVEVIGEDGSRADLDYLEELLGASLDAGADRICFADTVGHATPDRAVEAVLRLSELGPVSTHTHDDLGLAVTNALASLAAGADMVHGTVNGIGERAGNVALEEVAIALDHGYGVETMELTEVYELAKLVANTTGIPLPPNKAVVGENAFTHESGIHTDGTLKDDAMYEPYPPEKVGRERRLALGKHAGRAGVAAALDEHDIEVSEEELDEVFRRVKEIGDRGKRVTDADLLTIAEDVSGDDRERRVVLEDLTTVAGGGTPTASIRLTVDGEEREEAETGSGPVDAALNAVQAALGGVADTHLESYHVDAITGGTDAVVTVEVEMSRGDTTVTVTASDSDITRASVRAMVDAIDRLVADEGETVVADD
- a CDS encoding DUF192 domain-containing protein: MRVVHRPAEGDERVLAGDVEFAESALEQARGLMFRSSVPDDFALVFPFEPPGWPLSRWFDDEGWRLIHMLFVGAPLDVLWLADGEVRKAERLDPWTGVGAARADTVIELPAGAAEGVSVGDVVEVESDADGSSE